In Plasmodium falciparum 3D7 genome assembly, chromosome: 13, the following are encoded in one genomic region:
- a CDS encoding DNA topoisomerase 6 subunit B, putative, with translation METLNDKNNSTYSFFFKNLSVTGFYEENALFMTVKELFDNSVDALYNNDKEDNVETKKDLEEEKKKKKKKKVEIIVEEYDKSLSYYKITCRDNGKGSKIKDLEKFSEIFLTSKDNCSTSGKFGIGLKTILLYSLKTAYGFLHIKVKVEENKIWDFMLVMDKNLNHTFIQNFKEYIDTNWNWSVEISLILKINNKFIHDQRIYTYIKLVLLWKRDINIKCIIDNMDEFIYTYEEHANEYEFTLLHSILNYNCKNITFQKEALASFNFKVCIYINVLFSNNFITNPSVAHIFLIRYVNSMPLFGNTGNDCSIVKDFKNFLRLYGPQYGMDLLTLDNLNQVELNDTNDSEHMNYLKDAFQTFYVKKSEFCKWNVIIIGIDIRGCDISYANLNKNCIKEGEYLSNIIKKCLLNLFTRVKEEYPDEFESISDYHIRQALDIYGVQLASSLSKIILNGRDEFKNKILFLLNEKKKKDQTSVVTCEENNVDKKNQIKENELTDEIYHHIREKVLSDEKAYEHMGVKNNSSDKSNESDEDDEEEEIECEGEGEDECEEERMINEINDIM, from the exons TATGACCGTTAAGGAATTATTTGACAATTCAGTTGAtgctttatataataatgacaaaGAAGATAATGTAGAAACAAAAAAGGAtttagaagaagaaaaaaaaaaaaaaaaaaaaaaaaaagtggaaATAATTGTTGAGGAATATGACAAAtcattatcatattataaaataacttGTAGAGATAATGGTAAAGGAAGCAAAATAAAAGATTTAGAAAAATTTtctgaaatatttttaacgTCAAAAGATAACTGTTCAACTAGTGGTAAATTTGGTATAGGATTAAAgactatattattatattcccTTAAAACAGCTTATGgctttttacatataaaagtaaaagttgaagaaaacaaaatatgGGACTTCATGTTAGTAAtggataaaaatttaaaccATACTTTTATACAAaattttaaagaatatatagataCAAACTGGAATTGGTCTGTAGaaatatcattaatattaaaaataaataataaatttatacatgatcaaagaatatatacatatattaaattagtCTTATTATGGAAGAGAGATATCAacataaaatgtataatagATAACATGgatgaatttatatatacttatgaAGAACATGCTAATGAGTATGAATTCACTTTATTACATTCCATTCTTAATTataattgtaaaaatataacatttcaAAAAGAGGCTCTCGcatcatttaattttaaggtatgtatatatataaatgttcttttttcaaataattttataacaaaTCCTAGTGTAGCTCATATTTTCTTAATTCGTTATGTGAATTCTATGCCTCTTTTTGGTAATACTGGCAATGATTGTTCTATAGTTAAAGATTTTAA aaaTTTTCTAAGACTGTATGGTCCCCAATATGGAATGGATCTCCTTACA TTGGATAATCTTAACCAAGTGGAGTTAAATGACACGAATGATTCTGAACATATGAATTATCTAAAagat GCATTTCAAACATTTTACGTGAAAAAGTCAGAGTTTTGCAAATGGAATGTGATCATAATA ggTATTGATATTAGGGGATGTGATATATCTTATGCAAACTTGAACAAAAACTGTATAAAA GAAGGAGAATATTTGtctaacataataaaaaagtgtTTATTAAATTTGTTTACTAGGGTTAAAGAAGAATATCCTGACGAATTCGAAAGTATATCGGATTAtcat ATAAGGCAAGCATTAGACATTTATGGTGTTCAGTTAGCATCTTCTCTaagtaaaataattttaaatggACGTGACgaattcaaaaataaaatactttTTCTCCTAAacgaaaagaagaaaaaggatCAAACCTCTGTTGTAACatgtgaagaaaataatgttgataaaaaaaaCCAAATTAAGGAGAATGAACTCACAGATGAGATTTATCACCACATAag GGAAAAGGTTTTAAGTGATGAGAAGGCATATGAACATATGGGAGTGAAAAATAATTCATCTGATAAATCAAATGAGTcagatgaagatgatgaggAGGAAGAAATTGAATGTGAAGGTGAAGGTGAAGATGAATGTGAAGAAGAAAGAAtgataaatgaaataaatgatatcatgtaa
- a CDS encoding SNARE associated Golgi protein, putative, whose amino-acid sequence MAHIENHKKKKYEYLPKDYDTIFNPNEKETELLNQHYNSGINYNYDTSVKHGDNNDNVYNNNNYNDYLSNNPSNFQYMKKNKKNKTNMEKIKLINKIPLHQQMNNANEYDHININYDSNDECLETHYDFENKYNNDKNLENRILIESEDFISSRRNSTRSKMVIAGKIVLAILFFILVVFLFTRFKNFLNIIHIVIEWVGKQGSWSILLFILLFTFLSPLFMSVEIMCVGSGLIFSGVYGKALGIFVAVFSVAVGYVLGMSLCFFISRYLIHNYIYKKLMGYPIYMAFNQAINTNGLSFVLLIRLSPILPASVVSYILGVTSLKYKHFAIGSISALPSIFLFVYIGVLLQDISNLSELENHWTNLIILFVGFLIGVIAIVYISVITKRRLNNLNIMNASLSTTNADIE is encoded by the exons atggcGCATATAGAGAAtcataagaagaaaaaatacgAGTATCTACCTAAAGATTATGATACGATATTTAACCCcaatgaaaaagaaacagAACTTTTAAATCAACATTATAACTCtggaataaattataattacgACACAAGTGTAAAAcatggtgataataatgataatgtttataataataataattataatgactACTTGTCAAATAATCCAAGTAACTTtcaatatatgaaaaaaaataaaaagaataaaacaaatatggagaaaattaaattaataaataaaataccaCTACATCAACAAATGAACAACGCAAATGAAtatgatcatataaatattaattatgataGTAATGATGAATGTTTAGAAACACATTATGattttgaaaataaatataataatgataaaaatttagAGAACAGAATACTTATTGAATCTGaagattttatatcatcacgACGTAATAGTACCAGGTCAAAAATGGTAATAGCAGGGAAAATTGTACTtgctattttattttttattttagtagttttcctttttactagatttaaaaatttcttaaatattatacatattgtcATTGAATGGGTAGGAAAACAAGGCTCATGGAGtatacttttatttatattattgtttacaTTCTTATCACCTTTATTTATGTCAGTAGAAATTATGTGTGTAGGCTCAGGATTAATTTTCTCAGGAGTTTATGGAAAAGCTCTTGGTATTTTTGTGGCAGTCTTTTCAGTAGCAGTAGGTTATGTTTTAGGAATGTCTTTAtgcttttttatttcaagatatttaattcataattatatatataaaaagttaaTGGGCTATCCAATATATATGGCCTTTAATCAAGCAATTAATACAAATGGACTCTCCTTTGTATTACTAATTCGTCTCTCCCCTATACTACCAGCATCCGTTGTTAGTTATATATTGGGAGTCACATCTTTAAAGTATAAGCATTTTGCCATTGGATCTATATCAGCCTTGCCCA gcatatttttatttgtatatattggTGTGCTCTTGCAGGATATTTCCAATTTGTCAg AATTAGAAAACCATTGGACGAATTTGATAATTCTTTTTGTCGGATTTCTCATTGGAGTAATTGCAATTGTATACATTTCAGTAATTACTAAAAGAagattaaataatttaaatataatgaatgcATCCTTATCAACAACCAATGCAGATattgaataa